One window of the Eucalyptus grandis isolate ANBG69807.140 chromosome 8, ASM1654582v1, whole genome shotgun sequence genome contains the following:
- the LOC104456683 gene encoding uncharacterized protein LOC104456683, which yields MAASLCSAKLIAAFLLVSAVPFAYLIALELSPPSTHVFHYHGSGFLRECAKWDAPGRRFLVSFLEGGVGQVPVPDDDHRSPPPPAAAVLEEATMIKDADLAGNASLGLAVDAGRGRLLVAVADVIGNKYSAVAAYDLSTWKRTFLTQLSGPSDEKSFADDVAVDAEGNAYVTDAKASKIWKVGPDGELLSIIRSPLFIPKEWYRNLVGLNGIVYHPDGYLLVIHTFSGKLFKIDVTNGGEEVKVVDVVGGPLTFGDGLELLSPTKLVVAGNPSGRLVETLDGWQSASVVGRFKGPSHRLATAATVKDGKVYLNHMFGLGYPKKKHALVEAVFST from the exons ATGGCGGCCTCTCTCTGCTCCGCCAAGCTGATCGCCGCCTTCCTCCTCGTCTCCGCCGTCCCCTTCGCCTACCTCATCGCCCTCGAGCTCTCCCCGCCCTCCACCCACGTCTTCCACTACCACGGCTCCGGCTTCCTCCGCGAGTGCGCCAAGTGGGACGCCCCCGGCCGCCGCTTCCTCGTCTCCTTCCTCGAGGGCGGCGTCGGCCAGGTCCCCGTCCCCGACGACGAccaccgctcgccgccgccgcccgccgccgccgtgctCGAGGAGGCCACGATGATCAAGGACGCCGACCTCGCCGGGAACGCCTCCCTCGGGCTCGCCGTCGACGCGGGGAGGGGGCGGCtgctcgtcgccgtcgccgacgTGATCGGGAACAAGTACTCCGCCGTGGCGGCCTACGATTTGTCAACGTGGAAGCGGACGTTCCTCACGCAACTCAGCGGCCCAA GCGATGAGAAGTCCTTTGCGGATGATGTTGCAGTGGACGCCGAGGGCAACGCCTACGTGACCGATGCCAAAGCAAGCAAAATCTGGAAGGTTGGGCCGGACGGCGAGCTCCTCTCCATCATCCGATCCCCGCTGTTCATCCCGAAGGAATGGTACAGAAACCTTGTCGGGCTGAATGGCATCGTGTACCACCCGGACGGGTACCTCCTAGTCATCCACACGTTCAGCGGCAAGCTCTTCAAGATTGATGTCACGAACGGAGGGGAGGAAGTGAAGGTGGTCGACGTCGTGGGAGGCCCGCTGACGTTCGGGGATGGTCTGGAGTTGCTGTCTCCTACCAAGCTCGTGGTTGCAGGAAATCCTTCAGGGAGATTGGTAGAGACTCTAGACGGGTGGCAGAGCGCTTCTGTTGTGGGGAGGTTCAAGGGCCCTTCGCATAGGTTGGCGACCGCCGCCACAGTGAAGGACGGAAAGGTGTATCTGAATCACATGTTCGGGCTCGGGTACCCAAAAAAGAAGCATGCTCTCGTCGAGGCGGTTTTCTCGACATGA
- the LOC104456681 gene encoding LOW QUALITY PROTEIN: histone-lysine N-methyltransferase EZA1 (The sequence of the model RefSeq protein was modified relative to this genomic sequence to represent the inferred CDS: inserted 1 base in 1 codon) gives MVSKAASDFGTKSRKWSGEQSNVGVGNLVSKINLLRKQIQAERTSAIKEKFEKNGKKVEDHVRQLLSEASKNDGLGNILLSRIENPLGKFSAFVQGSGDKDGIHSHELSSFVGTELPYAEKLPPYTTWIFLDRNQRMAEDQSVVGRRRIYYDQHGSEALICSDSEEDMTEPEEEKHDFSESEDRILWWREFVCMCRLLARMAFEDHGHSEDVQNIVSQFVGGTKLEIQERYKFLKENYEKKQNKNLKNSGDVGTDKGIYLDKTLSAALDSFDNLFCRRCLLFDCRLHGCSQSLIIPSEKQPYSLEHEEDGKPCGDQCYLKLNKLNTIKASLEFSDIDASNGMKRETLREKEESRRSSSAVELVTADHSTGIAQEHEQAIPSSSEGIDVDPQCHKSVIAVGTEIVGKCKDIEKEITAPQDPKLIPDDFGGFPVKKQKIMLSPHPNVSSKAEFYPVIVDTAEDSTFSDSGKLGFSGGPSSDKTKDLIINEEEDVVGLPALVKTSSNAGELGAMRDEGYVVAEAPKVKRKSNEIAGERMVHICEWKPIEKELYMKGIEIFGKNSCLIARNMLSGLKTCIEVSSYMHDVGASISNRSGAAPSTCLEDNGKADMDHATEEMPTKTRLIRRRGRTRKLKYSWKSAGHPSIWKRVADGKHQSCKQYTPCGCQFMCGKQCTCLHNRGTCCEKYCGCSKSCKNRFRGCHCAKSQCRSRQCPCFAAGRECDPDVCRNCWVSCGDGXGEGLCGNMRLLLRQQQRILLAKSDVAGWGAFLKNPVNRNDYLGEYTGELISHKEADKRGKIYDRANSSFLFDLNDQYVLDAFRKGDKLKFANHSSNPNCYAKVMLVAGDHRVGIFAKEHIEASEELFYDYRYGPDQAPAWARRPESSRRDDLLVSQGRAKKHQ, from the exons ATGGTGTCCAAGGCGGCGAGCGACTTCGGCACCAAGTCCAGg AAGTGGAGCGGGGAGCAGTCGAATGTGGGCGTTGGAAACTTGGTCTCCAAGATAAATCTGCTCAGAAAGCAAATTCAAGCTGAGAGGACTTCTGCGATCAAA GAGAAGTTTGAGAAAAATGGGAAGAAGGTAGAAGATCATGTGCGCCAGCTCTTGTCGGAAGCATCGAAAAACGATGGCCTCGGTAATATATTGTTGTCGAGGATTGAGAATCCTCTTGGGAAGTTTAGCGCATTTGTTCAAGGATCAGGTGATAAAGATGGCATTCACAGTCATGAATTGTCATCCTTTGTGGGCACCGAGCTTCCGTATGCGGAGAAATTACCTCCGTACACCACATGGATATTCTTGGATAG GAATCAGAGAATGGCTGAAGACCAGTCAGTGGTTGGGAGAAGACGTATATATTATGACCAACATGGCAGTGAAGCACTCATTTGCAGCGATAGTGAGGAAGATATGACCGAGCCTGAGGAAGAAAAGCATGACTTTTCTGAATCTGAGGATCGCATACTATG GTGGAGAGAGTTTGTTTGCATGTGTCGTCTCTTGGCAAG GATGGCATTTGAGGACCATGGTCACAGTGAGGATGTACAGAACATTGTGAGCCAGTTTGTTGGGGGCACCAAATTAGAAATCCAG GAGAGATACAAATTTCTTAAAGAGAActatgaaaagaaacaaaacaaaaatctcaaaaactCTGGAGATGTGGGAACTGATAAGGGAATATATCTGGACAAGACCCTCAGTGCTGCTTTAGATTCTTTTGACAATCTTTTCTGTCGTCGTTGCTTG CTATTTGATTGTCGTCTTCATGGCTGTTCCCAAAGCTTAATTATTCCT AGTGAAAAGCAGCCCTATTCTCTTGAgcatgaagaagatggaaaaccTTGTGGTGATCAGTGCTACCTGAAG TTGAATAAGTTGAATACTATCAAGGCTTCATTGGAATTTTCTGATATTGATGCCTCCAATGGAATGAAAAGGGAAACattaagagagaaagaggaaagcaGGAGATCCTCTAGTGCTGTAGAGCTGGTCACTGCAGATCACAGCACAGGCATCGCCCAAGAGCATGAGCAAGCAATACCTTCTTCCTCAGAAGGTATTGATGTAGATCCACAGTGTCATAAATCTGTTATTGCGGTAGGCACTGAGATTGTTGGAAAGTGTAAGGATATAGAGAAGGAAATTACTGCACCACAAGACCCAAAACTCATTCCTGATGATTTTGGCGGATTCCCTGTTAAAAAACAGAAGATAATGCTATCACCTCATCCCAATGTATCCAGTAAAGCAGAGTTTTACCCGGTCATTGTTGACACTGCAGAGGATTCCACTTTCAGTGATTCTGGCAAACTCGGATTTTCTGGCGGTCCTTCCAGTGATAAGACCAAGGACCTTATTATAAATGAAGAGGAAGATGTCGTGGGGCTACCTGCTTTAGTAAAGACTTCCAGTAACGCTGGAGAACTGGGTGCTATGAGAGATGAAGGCTATGTTGTTGCAGAGGCACCTAAAGTGAAGCGAAAATCTAATGAAATTGCAGGCGAAAGGATGGTGCACATCTGTGAGTGGAAACCTATtgaaaaagaattatatatgAAGGGAATAGAAATATTTGGTAAAAACAG TTGTCTCATTGCCAGAAACATGCTTTCTGGCTTGAAAACATGCATAGAAGTATCGAGCTACATGCATGATGTTGGGGCTTCAATATCCAATAGATCAGGTGCTGCACCTAGTACATGTTTAGAAGACAATGGAAAAGCAGATATGGATCATGCTACT GAAGAAATGCCTACAAAAACTCGGTTAATTCGTAGGCGGGGCAGAACGCGGAAACTCAAATATTCCTGGAAGTCTGCTGGTCATCCTTCGATTTGGAAAAGAGTCGCAGATGGTAAACATCAGTCTTGCAAGCAGTATACTCCATGTGGCTGCCAGTTTATGTGCGGAAAGCAATGCACCTGTCTACATAATAGGGGAACTTGCTGCGAAAAGTACTGTGG GTGCTCGAAGAGCTGCAAGAATCGTTTTAGGGGATGTCATTGTGCAAAAAGTCAGTGCAGAAGTAGGCAATGCCCCTGCTTTGCTGCTGGACGTGAATGTGATCCAGATGTTTGCCGGAACTGCTGGGTGAG TTGTGGAGATG TGGGTGAGGGCCTATGTGGAAACATGAGGCTCCTGCTAAGGCAGCAGCAAAGA ATCCTCTTGGCCAAATCTGATGTTGCTGGATGGGGTGCCTTTTTGAAG AACCCAGTGAACAGAAATGATTATCTTGGAGAATATACAGGAGAATTGATATCTCATAAAGAGGCAGACAAACGTGGGAAAATCTATGACCGTGCTAATTCGTCATTTCTTTTTGATTTGAATGATCAG TACGTACTTGATGCTTTCCGCAAAGGAGACAAGCTTAAATTTGCAAATCACTCATCCAACCCTAATTGCTATGCGAAG GTGATGCTAGTGGCAGGAGATCATCGGGTGGGAATTTTTGCGAAGGAGCATATCGAAGCAAGTGAAGAGCTCTTTTATGACTATCGTTATGGGCCAGATCAAGCTCCCGCATGGGCCCGGAGACCTGAGAGTTCGAGGAGAGATGATCTATTGGTCTCACAAGGTAGAGCGAAGAAGCACCAGTGA
- the LOC104416390 gene encoding uncharacterized protein LOC104416390, with the protein MAGSLCSAKLIAAFLLVSAVPFAYLIALELSPPSTHVFHYHGSGFLRECAKWDAPGRRFLVSFFEGGVGQVPVPDDHSPSSAAALEETTVIKDADVAGNASLGLAVDAGRERLLVAVGDVFWNKYSALAAYDMSTWKRTFLTQLGGPSDGKTFADDIALDPEGNAYVTDAKGNKIWKVGPDGELLSIIRSPLFIPKEWYRNWVGLNGIAYHPDGYLIVVHTFSGKLFKIDVTNGGEEVKVIDVLGGPLRMGDGLELLSPTKLVVAGKPSGTLVESLDGWQSASVVGRFKGPSHRVATAATVKDGKVYLNHMFGLGYPKKKHALVEAVFST; encoded by the exons ATGGCCGGCTCTCTCTGCTCCGCCAAGCTGATCGCCGCCTTCCTCCTCGTCTCCGCCGTCCCCTTCGCCTACCTCATCGCCCTCGAGCTCTCCCCGCCCTCCACCCACGTCTTCCACTACCACGGCTCCGGCTTCCTCCGCGAGTGCGCCAAGTGGGACGCCCCCGGCCGCCGCTTCCTCGTCTCCTTCTTCGAGGGCGGCGTCGGCCAGGTCCCCGTCCCCGACGACCACTCCCCATCGTCCGCCGCCGCGCTTGAGGAGACGACGGTGATCAAGGACGCCGACGTCGCCGGGAACGCCTCCCTCGGGCTCGCCGTCGACGCAGGGAGGGAGCGGCTGCTCGTCGCCGTCGGCGACGTGTTTTGGAACAAGTACTCCGCCTTGGCGGCCTACGATATGTCAACGTGGAAGCGGACGTTCCTCACGCAACTCGGTGGCCCAA GCGATGGGAAGACCTTTGCGGATGATATTGCATTGGACCCCGAGGGCAACGCGTACGTGACTGACGCCAAAGGAAACAAAATCTGGAAGGTCGGGCCGGACGGCGAGCTCCTCTCCATCATCCGATCACCGCTGTTCATCCCGAAGGAATGGTACAGAAACTGGGTCGGGCTGAACGGCATCGCATACCACCCGGACGGGTACCTCATAGTCGTCCACACATTCAGCGGCAAGCTCTTCAAGATTGACGTCACGAACGGAGGGGAGGAAGTGAAGGTAATCGACGTCCTGGGAGGCCCGCTGAGGATGGGGGATGGTCTGGAGTTACTGTCTCCCACCAAGCTTGTGGTTGCAGGAAAACCTTCAGGGACGTTGGTAGAGTCTCTAGACGGGTGGCAGAGCGCTTCTGTTGTTGGGAGGTTCAAGGGCCCTTCGCATAGGGTGGCGACCGCCGCCACAGTGAAGGACGGGAAGGTGTATCTGAATCACATGTTCGGGCTTGGGTACCCAAAAAAGAAGCACGCTCTCGTCGAGGCGGTTTTCTCGACatga